The sequence TCATAGGGTATTATAGAAGTGGGAAAGGGAAATTCGGTCTCGTAACCGGTGATATCAACTCACTCGACTCGGACAAGATTAAATACACGCAAAAGCTCAAACTATTCAGACACATAAAACAGATAGCGTCAGACCATGTGCTTATTGACCTTGGCGCAGGTTCACATTATACAGCTATTGATACCTTTCTCCTTGCAGATAAAATGATTGTCGTTATTGTTCCTGAAATTACTTCTATCGAGAATATGTATCAATTTGTAAAAAGCGTTTTTTTCAGAAAATTAAAAGCATCATTTGCCGAAGCCGGTTTAAAGCATATTTTCCTTAACATGTGGAGCGATAGAAATGAGAAAAATATAAATAATTTAAGGCAACTCATTGACTATCTCGGAAAAGCATCTTATGAATACAAGGAAATAATTAACGGCGTTCTCAATAACTTTACAATTAATGTTGTAGTCAATCAGGCCAGGTATGATGAAGATATATTAGTAGGTAATTCTATTAAAAGTGTGCTGCTAAAGTACCTTGGAATAAAATCAAACTATCTGGGGTATATCGAATATGATGATATTGTCTGGAACTGCATCAGAAAAAAACAACTATTGTTAAGAACTCACCCTTCAGCAGCAAGTGCAAAAGAAATTAAAAAAATGACCGACTATCTGGTAAATATTAATTGAGTGGAATATTTTTATGGATAGAAAAGACCTTAAAAAATAC comes from Deltaproteobacteria bacterium and encodes:
- a CDS encoding P-loop NTPase yields the protein MDLARERIITKRPATPKCEIWAVGGGKGGTGKSFLTSNIASYLSSTGKKVVLIDADLGGANLHSFLGVNKPQYSLSDFFEKGLSLEEIIGYYRSGKGKFGLVTGDINSLDSDKIKYTQKLKLFRHIKQIASDHVLIDLGAGSHYTAIDTFLLADKMIVVIVPEITSIENMYQFVKSVFFRKLKASFAEAGLKHIFLNMWSDRNEKNINNLRQLIDYLGKASYEYKEIINGVLNNFTINVVVNQARYDEDILVGNSIKSVLLKYLGIKSNYLGYIEYDDIVWNCIRKKQLLLRTHPSAASAKEIKKMTDYLVNIN